From the genome of Pseudomonas putida:
TCAGGGATTGTCGGGGATTGGGTTTGGCTTGGCTTGGCTTGGCTTGGCTTGGCATTGAGATCGTGAGCGGATCCATTGTGTGTAGCGGCGCAAGTCTACATCTCGCGCCTTCGGCTACGCCGAAGGGTGCTGCGCACCTGGCCCTACAGGCGCCTACGCTCGGCCTCCTGACGTCGCGAAGTTAGCGGTGGCGCCTGCACTGGCGTTATCTTCGAAAGAGACACCGTGCTATCCGCTACACCACAAAACGATAGGTAAACCGCGAGAGCGCAGCGATTCGCCTGCCGTTGCTCTGGCTTTTGATCTGCTCTTGATCTTGCTGTTGATCTTGATCTACCCGCGACCTCAGGAGGCCGAGCGTAGGCGGCTGGAGGGCCAGGTGCGAAGCACCCTCCGGCGGAGCCGGAGGCGCGAGATGTAGACTTGCGCAGCAAGTCGTAGGCCGCGCGGGCCCGCAAGCCGCCGAAGCGAGGGAACCCCGAAGCGCAGCGTAGGGGCCGTATGTGGGAGCAAGCGGTTTTGCGTCCCTTTTTCCAAGAAAAAAGGGACCCGCCGTAAAGGCGGAAGGGGCCAGTAGCGCCGCTACACCTCTCGGACCAACCCCCCACCCCCAAGCCCGAAACCCCAACCCCACTAATCCGTGAAGAACCTTTTGTCATCCCGCAGCGACGATGAACTCGCGGTAACCAGAAACGATCACGTAAACCGCGAAGTAGCAGAAGATCGCCGCCGAGGCCAGGTAGGACCAGGTCAGCAGGCGATCGCCCAACAGCCGCCCGCCCTGGCTGGCGATGCCGCACAAGCTCATGCACCAGAACAACCCGGCGGCGAAGAAACCACCCAGGAACAAACCAGCGTCCACCAGGCTACCGCCACCGGAACGGGAAATGAGCACGCCGCCGACGGCCGCGAACCAGAGAATCGCGCTGGGCGAGGACATGGCCAGGAAGATGCCACGCAGGAATTCGCGCCAGCCCGACTCCACCACCACCTGGTCACGCGCCTGCAAATGCCCGCCACGCCAAGCGGCCCGCAGCATTTTTATCGCAAACCACACCAGCAGCGCCGAGCCGCCAAGCCACAAGCCCCAGCGCACCGCCTCGAATTGCAGCAGCACGGTCATGCCGGCGAGCGCTGCGATGGCGTAGATCAGATCGCCCACGCAGGTGCCGAGCCCGAGCCAGAATCCCTGGAGGAAGCCCCGCTGCATGGCCAGGGTGATCATGGCGATATTGGCCACGCCAATATCGAGGCACAGCGACAGGCTGAGGAGAAAACCGTTGGAAAATGGCATGCAAGGCTCTTTGCTGCGAAAAAGGCGGCGTAGAGCCTGCCATGAGCAGGTGGTGCAAAGGAAGCGTTGGCGGTTGAATTCGACGGTAGAGATGTAGGGGCATTGTGATCGAGCGCCGCCCGCGCGGCGCTCGATTGTCGCTACCCCCTCAAAACCAAGCTAGGCATTCATTTTCCCCAAACGACTCGGCCCCCATTGCCGGCGCCTCGCACATCGAGTCGCCAGCCACGGGGGCCGATCGGGCAGCGCAGGTATCAGCCCTGCTGGCAGCCCTCACCCATGGCCCGGTACTGGATGGTGTGCACCTGGCCCTGGTGGTCTTCATAGGTCATGGTCGCCGGCACCACTTCACAGACATTGGGGATGGTCGACAGGTTGATCACCCTTTTGATGTCCAGGTTCATGGAGTAGTCGTACTGCTGGACCACTGGCTGGTTGGAGACGGGTGCGGCCTCATCGGCAAGGGCGAACGAGGACATACCGACCAATGCAAGAATCAGTAATGGTTTCATGGAGTTTGGCCTGCTGGAACAATCAAGCTGATCGATTGACTTCTGTAGCCGTAGTAGGCGCGGAGAAGTTGTCATCACTGCGACGATGACACGAAGTACCGATCCCGCTTCGTCATACTGCGTGGGGATGAGTAAATTCTACTCCCCGCATGGAATAGTTGAACCCCAAAGTCAGTTATTCAGCCTTGCGTGATTTGCAACAATCTGCGACAACGCAGAACCGTTTTCCGTACCTATCCGTATGACCGCACCGCATTTTTCTAAGCTCAACCCCCTCGAGGCGCGCCTGCTGGACCATTTCTACCGCCAGCAGGGCTCGCGCATGCGTGCGGCCGCCGATGGCGAGCGCTGGGTGGCGCGCGCCCCAGGCATCATTGCCGGGCTTAGCCTGTCAGCGGTTGCCGATGGTTTCTGGTTGACAGGATTGTGCGTGGCCCATGCTCAGCGCGGCCAAGGAGTCGCTGCAGGATTGGTGGAGGCAGCGCTGGTGGGCCGCCAAGGCCCAATCTGGCTGTTCTGCCATCCGGACCTGGCAGCGTTCTACCAACGGCTGGGGTTCAGCGCCGCATCAGCACTGCCCCAAGCGCTGGCCGCACGCCTGTCGCGCTACCAGCGCAACAAGCACCTGGTAGCGCTGCAAAGGCCTCAATCGTCGCCAGCATCGAGCCCAGGGAACAGCACCTCGGTGTAGCCGAACTTGGCAAAGTCCTGAATGCGCGAGGGATACAGGCGACCGATCAGGTGATCGCACTCATGTTGCACCACACGGGCATGGAAGCCGTCGGCGAAGCGATCGATCGGGTTGCCCTGGGGATCGATACCGGTGTAGCTGATGTGCTTGTAGCGTGGCACCACGCCCCGCAAGCCGGGTACCGACAGGCAACCCTCCCAGCCGTCCTCGATCTCGGTGGACATCGGCGTGATCACCGGGTTGAGCAAAATGGTCTGTGGCACCGGTTCGGCATCCGGATAGCGAGCGCTGCGCTCGAAGCCGAAGATCACCAGCTGCAAATCGATGCCCACCTGGGGCGCGGCCAAGCCCACGCCACCAACGTGGTGCATGGTCTCGAACATGTCGTCGATCAGTGTCTGCAATTCGGCGCTGCCGATCAGGTGCTCGGGTACGGGCGGGGCGATGCGCAGCAGGCGCTCGTCGCCCATTTTCAGGATGTCACGGATCATCGCGGGTTCGGCTCAGTGGTGTGTGGCGCTGGCTCTGGCTGTTCATGGTCGTGCTGTTCATGCCCCAGTACCGAGCGCCCATGCGCGTGTTGTTCGCCGCCAGGAACCTTCTCACCCGGGTTCTTGCCTTCGGCGGACATGTGCTCGATCACCGCGTTCATTTCGGCGCCAAGCAGCAGCACGGCGGCGGAAATGTAGAAATACAACAGCAGCACGATGATCGCACCAATACTGCCATACATGGCGTTGTAGTCGGCAAAGGTCTTGACGTAGTAGGCAAAGCCCAGTGAGGCGACGATCCATACCACCACCGCCAGCACCGAGCCTGGCGTGATGAAGCGAAACTTCTGTTTCACATCGGGCATCACGTAGTACATCAGTGCCACGGCGACCATCAGCAGGAAGATGATCGCCGGCCAGCGCACGATGGTCCAGACCGTGACGATGAACTCCTGCATGCCGATCTGCGCGGCGATCCACTCCATCACCTGCGGCCCGAGCACCATCAGCGCGGCCGCAGCCAACAACATGCCGGCCAGGCCCACGGTGTAGAAAATCGACAGCGGAATACGCTTCCAGACCGGCCGGCCCTCGGGCACGTCGTAGGCTGCGTTCATTGCGCTCATCATCAGGCGCACGCCGGCCGAGGCGGTCCATAGCGCGATCACGATACCCACCGACAACAGCCCACCCTTGGACTGCTGCAGTTGGTCGATCACCGGATTGACCTGCTCCAGCGCCTGAGGCGGCAGCACCAGTTCCGACTGCAGGCGCAGCCAGGAAAAGAAGTCAGGCAGGTGCAGGAAGCCGATCAGGGCGATCAGAAAGAGCAGGAACGGGAACAACGAAAACAACATCTGGTACGCCAACGCGGACGCATAGGTAGACATTTCGTCGTCGAGGAATTCCTTGACGGTGCGCACCAGCACGCGGTGCAAGGGCAAGCCCTGCAGGGCGGAAAAAATCATAGCGTCTCCTTTCGCCGCTTGATCGGTCGTACGGTCCAGTCTAATAGACCACGCGCCAGGCGTATTGCTCACATGTGCACGAACTTTGCCCAGGCCCCATGCAAGCGCGGGCAAGCCCGGTGAAGGGCTTGCCCGCGAACAGGCTGTGCGCTCAGCGCGCTGTCAGGGCTTTTTCACCGCATCCTTGACGTCACCCTTGACCTGTTGCGCCTCGCCCTTGATTTCCTGGGCCTTGCCCTCGGCGCGAAGTTTGTCGTTGTCGGTCACCTTGCCGACGCCCTGTTTGACGTTACCAATCGCTTCGTTGGCCAGGCCTTTCGCTTTGTCTTTGGTGCCGCTCATGGCAAATCTCCTGTAATTCAGACACGGGAAACCGTGTCGACAGTCGGTGGACCGAAGCCCCTGCGCAGGAGTTTCAAAAGCTTTTCGCGGCATAAGCCGAGCGGTAAATCAGCGGGCGAATACCGCACCGAATCGCCCCCGGGGCCCTGCCCGCCGAGCGCAGGCTGCCCTAGTATCCCCGGCAAAAGGCAGCCCCATGCAGGTTGCCCCCTACAAGAACAACAGCTTCCGGATACCCGCACACATGCGTCTGACACCTTTGTTCGCGGCCTTGCTGCCGCTGCTTCCCTTGCCTGCACTCGCCAGCCAACCCACCGGCGAGCACATCCTGCAAGTCGACCACTACGCCGACGACGACAAGCCCGGCAGCCTGCGCTGGGCCATCGAGACCAGCAACCGCGACCCTGGCCGCTACCGCATCGAGATCGCTGCCGTGGGCCAGGCGCCGTACGTCATCCGCCCGACCCGCGCCCTGCCGGAAATCAAAGGCCCGGTGCGCATCACCGGCTTGCCCTGGGCACAAAATGGCCAATACATCGCCATCGACGGCGCCGGCTACATCAAGGACCAGGGTGTGCACACCTGCCCTGGCGCGTTGCCAGGCCAGTTCGGCACCAACGTACGCACCACCACCAACCCCGGCCTGGTGCTGCGAGACACCCAGGGCGTGCACCTGAGTGGCCTGGAGGTGCGCAACTTCTGCATCGGCATCCTGGTCAACCGCGCCAGCAACAACGTCATCGAGGACAACCGCATCGTCGCCAACAAGGGCGGCGCCGGGATCATGCTCACCGGCGACGATGGCGCGGGCAATGCCACCGCCACTACCACGGTCAACAACAAGGTGCTGCGCAACCAGCTGATCGACAATGGCGATGGCCTGGAGCTGACCCGTGGCGCGGCCTTCAACCTGGTGGCCGACAACCTGTTCCGCTCGACCCCGGCCAACCCCGAGCCATCCCAGGGTATCGAGATTCTGCTGGGCAATGACAACAGCGTGGTACGCAACCGCTTCGAGAATTACTCCGACGGCCTGCAAATCAACTGGGGCAAGCGCAACTATCTGGGCGCCAACACCTTCAGCGGCAATTCGATCGGGGTCAGCGTCACCGGCGAGGGCAACATGCTCGACGGCAACCTGATCCACGGCAACCGCATCGGCGTGGCATTGCGCCCCGAGCCCGACGTCACCGCCACGCGCCTGAGCGGCAACCGTATCTGGGGCAACAGCCAGGACATCCGCCGCTGCGAGGCCGGTGGCTCATGCGTGCCGAACCAGCGCACCGGAGCCATCGTCTTCGGCGTGCCGGCCCAGGCCCATGCGCTGTACGTGGGGTCACGCGGGGTGGGTGCGGACCTTGCGAAGAAGGACCAGGCGGTCATCTGCGACGGCAACGGCGAGCCCAAGCCCTGCCAGCCGCTGCCCAACCATAACCAGCAGCCACCAAGGCTGCTGGCACTGGATGGCAATGTGCTGCGCGGCGAAGTGCAGGGGCCGGCGTCGAGCCTGCTGCGCATCGAGTTGTTCGGCAATGCCGAGGCAGGTGCTACCGAGGCGGAGCAGTATCTGGGCGAGGTGCTGGTCAATAGCGATGCCAAGGGCCAGGCGCGCTTCGCTCAGCCGCTGGAGAATGCCGGTGGTTTGAACAGCTTTACCGCGACGGTGACCACCGCCGATGGCGCGACTTCGGAGTTGAGCCTGCCGATTCGTCGCTGAGGCCACCGGCCCCATCGCCGGCAAGCCGGCGCCTACGGCGAATCCCTGTAGGCGCCTGCTTGCCGGCGATAGGGCCATCACTCACAATGCAGCTCTTTAGCGTCAACCCGCAGGAACCTGCATGAAACTCGACAAACCCGCCGCCATCGCCCGGCGTAACGAAGCCCTGGCAAGGCCGGTGCTGACCCGCGACAACACCCTGTTCGCCATCCTCGACCGCAAGCGCAACCTGTGGTGGTTCGAGGTGCCGGTAGCGCTGCTGCGCAAAGGGCAGCCCGACTGGGTCAACCTGCTGCTGCACACGCCGGAAAGCGACGAGCTGCAACACCTGAAGGTGCCGGTCAATTTCCTCCGCGCTCACCAGGAGCAGATGGAGATCCGCCACCCCGGCAAGCGCCGCTCGACCATCAGCCTGGCCCTGAGTGCCGACCGCGACTCGCTGTTGCGCGACACTCGCCCAGGCGGCGATCAGCTGGACTTCACCCCCTTCGTCCAGGCCTGATCAGGCCTGCTCGATCCGGTCGTCATGGATGACGATGCGGCCCTGCTTGAACAACGCGCCAATCGCCTTCTTGAAGTTGCCCTTGCTGACGTTGAACAGCTGGCTGATGACTTGCGGATCGCTCTTGTCGCACACCGCCAGGCTGCCGCCTTCGGCTTCCAGGCGCGCCATGATCTGCTCCTGGAGGCTGTCGCCGAGGGCCTTGCCCACCGGTTGCAGGCTCAGGGCGATCTTGCCGTCATGGCGCACTTCCTTGACGAAGCCCTCCACATGCATCCCCGAACGCAGGAACTTGAACACCTCGTTCTTGTGGATCAGCCCCCAGTGGCGGCTGTTGATGATGGCCTTGAAGCCCATCGGCGTCTCGCCGGCCACCAGCAGCTCGACCGGCTGGCCAACGCTGTAGTCGGCCGGGGTACGGTCGAGGTAGCGGTCCAGACGGGCGGTGGCGGTGATACGCCGGGTGCGCTTGTCGAGATAGGCATGGACCACGCAGTAGTCGCCGATCTTCAGCGGCCGCGACTCTTCCGAATACGGCATGAGCAGGTCCTTGGACAGGCCCCAGTCGAAGAAGATACCGGCGTTGTTGATGTCCTTGACCTTGAGGCTGGCGAAACCACCGACCTGCAGCTTGGGCTTCTCAGTGGTGGCGATCAGCTGGTCTTCGCTGTCCAGGTAGACGAACACGTTGAGCCAGTCGTCGATCTCGGTCGGCGTGTCGTTGGGGATATAGCGTTTAGGCAGGAGGATCTCGCCGTCCGCACCGCCATCGAGGTACAGGCCGAATTCCACGTGCTTCACGATTTGCAAACTGTTGTAACGCCCAAGTAGAGCCATTTCCGATGTTCCTCAAGACAAGGCAGCTATTCTACACCTGAAGCCGGCAAGCTGCCCGACCGCTGATTCGGTTGAACCGCGTTGCCGCGCACTGCGTCTACCGATTGGCCCGCCACTGCCAGGATTCGCACATGCCTTTACGCCTGTCCAAAACCCTGCTCATCGCCCTCGGCTTCATCGTGGCACTGGCCGCCTGCACCCGTATCGACCTGGCCTACCGCAACCTCGACCGCCTGGTGCCCTGGTCGCTGGACGATTACCTGGACATGAACAGCGAGCAGAAGGCGCTGCTCGATGACCGCCTCAAGCAACACCTGGCCTGGCACTGCAAGACCCAACTGCCCGGCTACCTCGACTGGCTCGACCGGGTGCGCGACATGGTCGCCGAGGATCAGGTGACCGACCAGGCCCTGCAACAACGCACTGACGAAGCCCGCCAGGCCATTGGTCGGGTGGCCGAGGCCATCACGCCGTCGGCCGCCGAATTGCTGCGCGGCATGAGCGACGCCCAGGTGGCGGAAATGCGTGATACCTTCCGCGACGATATCAGCGAGCGGCAGAAGAAGTACGTCGACACGCCAGTGGCCCAGCAGATCATCCGGCGCACCGAGCGCATGGAGAAACGCCTGACACCCTGGTTTGGCGAGCTGACCCCGACCCAGCAGCAGCGCGTGCAGGCCTGGTCTCAGGCGCTGGGTGACCAGAACCGCGAGTGGATCGCCAACCGCGCGCACTGGCAGCAACAATTGCTGCTGGCGATGAACCAGCGCAACGACGCCAGTTTCGAGCCACGCCTGGCGACCTTGCTGCAGCGCAAGGAGAGCTTGTGGACCCCGGAATACCGGGCGGCGTACCAGAACACCGAGCAGCAGGCGCGTAGCTTGCTGGTGGACCTGGTGCAGCAGAGCACACCGCAGCAGCGGCGGTTTCTGCAGGATCGGCTGAGCAAGGTGCGGGCGGATTTCAGTGGGCTGAAGTGTTTGAAGAGTTGAACGCGTACATCAGGACCGGCCTCTTCGCGGGCAAGCCCGCTCCTACAATCGCCACAGCGCCCGATAACTGTGGTGAACCTGTAGGAGCGGGTTTACCCGCGAAGAGGCCGGCACAGCCAACCTCAATCACCGCCCCCTGCGCCGATACGGAAACACATCGATCACCCTCCCCTCACGGATCGCCGCCTGCAGCCCCTTCCAGTAATCGGCGTCATACAACTCCCCATGCAACCGGCTGAACAACCGGCGCTGCCCCATGTCGGCAAACAGAAACGGTGGAAACTCCTCGGGAAACACATCGTGCGGCCCGATCGAGTACCAGGGCTCGCCGGACATCTCGTCCTCCGGGTAGCGCGGCGGCGGGATATGGCGGAAGTTCACCTCGGTCAGGAAGCTGATCTCGTCGTAGTCGTAGAACACCACCCGGCCATGGCGGGTGACGCCAAAGTTCTTCAGCAGCATGTCTCCTGGAAAGATATTGGCCGCGGCCAATTGCTTGATGGCCAGGCCATAGTCCTCCAGCGCCTCCAGCACCTGGGCCTCGCCGGCATGCTCCAGGTACAGGTTGAGCGGGGTCATGCGCCGCTCGGTCCAGCAGTGGCGAATCAGCACCGTGTCGCCTTCGAGCACCACGGTCGACGGCGCCACCTCCAGCAGCTCGGCCAGGCAGTCGGGCTCGAACTTGCCAAGCGGGAAGCGAAAGTCGGCGAACTCCTGGGTATCGGCCATGCGTCCCACCCGGTCGACGCTTTTCACCAGGCGATACTTGGCGATGACCGTGGCGCGATCGACCGTCTTCGCTGGCGAGAAACGATCCTTGATGACCTTGAACACCGTATTGAAGCCCGGCAGGGTGAACACGCTCATGACCATGCCCCGCACCCCCGGGGCCATGACGAAACGGTCGTCGCTGGCGGCCAGGTGATTGATCAGGGCGCGGTAGAACTCCGACTTGCCGTGTTTGTAGAAGCCGATCGAGGTGTACAGCTCGGCGATGTGCTTGCCCGGCAAGATGCGCTTGAGGAAGCTGACGAACTCGCCGGGCACCGGCACATCGACCATGAAATACGAGCGGGTGAAGGAGAAGATGATCGACACCTCGGCCTCGTCGGTGATCAGCGTATCGGCCTCGATGCCGTGGCCTTCGCGGTGCAACAGGGCAATCACCAGCGGCCATTGCTCATCCAGGGTGTGCAGGCGCCCGACCAGATAGGCACCCTTGTTGCGGTACAGCACAGAGGAAAACAACTCCACGGCCAGTGCCGGGTCCTTGCATACCCAATCTGGCAGGCTGTCGCGCAACTGGCCCTCGAGCCGCGCCAGATCGGTCTCCAGGTCGGCGTAGGGCACCTCGAAGGGGTGCTCGGCGAAGATCGATCGCAGCAGGTCATGCAGCCCGGCCTTGGGGCGATAGGTGCAGGTCTGCGCGGCTCGCTCGTGGGCGCGCATCGAAGGCCGGGTGGTGTGGATGAACATGCAGCCGTCGCTGATCAGGTCGTGGCTGAACAGGCTGCAGAACAGCGAGTTGTACCAGGTTTCCGCCAACTCATCGTCCAGACGCGGATCGATCAGGTGTATGTAGGCATTTTTCACCAGCGGCCACTGTTCCACGTCGAGCAGCACTTCGGCGGGGATGGTTTGACGTAAGCTGGTGTTGACCTCGACCACCTTCTCTTCATACAGACTGATACGCGCGGCGGCGGCCTGCTGGATGTCCTGCCAGCGCGCCTGCTCGAAGCGGGCTTGGGCGCCAAGGGTGATGCGCCGGAAGTGCTCGCGGTAGTTGTCGAAGCCGACGAGGATCAAGCGGGCGATCTCGGCTGCGGGCCAGGACTGGGGCATGCGGGCGTCTCGATGCCAGGGTGGGAATACACAGCTTAGTCGTGGTTGGCTGTGGCTACCGGCCCCATCGCCATCGCCGGCAAGCCGGCTCCTACAGAAAGCACCACGGTCGCGGTAGGAGCCGGCTTCCGGCGATAGGGCCGGGACTGATTCGCAGCGCAAGAAAGCACAAGAACCCACCGCCCACGTCACGTAAACTCCCCGCCCTGCCTTGTTCCCGGAGTACGTCGTGAGCCCCATCGCCCTAGCCCGCCTGCTGACCCTTGCCGCTGTCTGGGGGGCGAGTTTCCTGTTCATGCGCATCATCGCCCCGGAACTGGGCACCTTGCCGACGGCGTTTTTCCGGGTATCGATCGCAGCCCTGGGCCTGATCGCGATCCTCGCCATCACCCGCGTGCGCTGGGCATTCCAGGGCAAGCTCGGGGCCTGCCTGGTGCTGGGCATGATCAACTCGGGCATCCCGGCCACCTTCTATTCAGTGGCGGCGCAGGTATTGCCGGCCGGCTACTCGGCGATCTTCAACGCCACCACGCCACTGATGGGCGTGTTGATCGGCGCGCTGTGCTTCCGCGAGCCAATGACCCTGCCCAAGCTGTCAGGCATCTTCCTCGGGCTGCTCGGCGTCGCCATTCTCAGCGGCGCCGGCCCCGTGGCGCTGGACGCCGGCTTGCTGCAAGGCGCCCTGGCCTGCCTCGCCGCGACCACCTGCTACGGCTTTGCAGGCTTTCTCGCCAGGCGCTGGATCAGTGGCCTGGACAGCCGCCTGGCGGCACTGGGCAGCATGCTTGGCGCAACACTGATGACCACGCCACTGTTCGCCTGGAGTGCAATCACGCAACCACCGGCCAGCTGGGGCGGCTGGCAGGTGTGGCTGTCGCTGCTGGGCTTGGGGCTGCTGTGCACGGCGCTGGCCTACATCCTCTACTTCCGCCTGCTCGATGAAGTCGGGCCGGTGAAAGCCAGCACCGTGACTTTCCTGATCCCGGTGTTCGGCGTGCTGTGGGGAGCCTGGTTGCTGGATGAACCCCTGTCGATGGCGCACCTGTATGGCGGGCTGCTGATCGGGATGGCGCTGTGGCTGGTGCTACGCCCCACACGCAACGGGTGACCCTGCGCCGCGCCGTTTCACCTACGAATCAATAGCCCGCCTTCGTTACCTCTCCCTGCCCCATCGCATCGCACGGAAGCGATGCCTTGCGCACTTTCGTGCCACATAGAAAACCTTGTTTCATATATAAAACAAACTATTTTCACCTACCAAGTTACAACCGACTGATAAATA
Proteins encoded in this window:
- a CDS encoding CsbD family protein, producing the protein MSGTKDKAKGLANEAIGNVKQGVGKVTDNDKLRAEGKAQEIKGEAQQVKGDVKDAVKKP
- a CDS encoding DMT family transporter — translated: MSPIALARLLTLAAVWGASFLFMRIIAPELGTLPTAFFRVSIAALGLIAILAITRVRWAFQGKLGACLVLGMINSGIPATFYSVAAQVLPAGYSAIFNATTPLMGVLIGALCFREPMTLPKLSGIFLGLLGVAILSGAGPVALDAGLLQGALACLAATTCYGFAGFLARRWISGLDSRLAALGSMLGATLMTTPLFAWSAITQPPASWGGWQVWLSLLGLGLLCTALAYILYFRLLDEVGPVKASTVTFLIPVFGVLWGAWLLDEPLSMAHLYGGLLIGMALWLVLRPTRNG
- a CDS encoding YihY/virulence factor BrkB family protein; the protein is MIFSALQGLPLHRVLVRTVKEFLDDEMSTYASALAYQMLFSLFPFLLFLIALIGFLHLPDFFSWLRLQSELVLPPQALEQVNPVIDQLQQSKGGLLSVGIVIALWTASAGVRLMMSAMNAAYDVPEGRPVWKRIPLSIFYTVGLAGMLLAAAALMVLGPQVMEWIAAQIGMQEFIVTVWTIVRWPAIIFLLMVAVALMYYVMPDVKQKFRFITPGSVLAVVVWIVASLGFAYYVKTFADYNAMYGSIGAIIVLLLYFYISAAVLLLGAEMNAVIEHMSAEGKNPGEKVPGGEQHAHGRSVLGHEQHDHEQPEPAPHTTEPNPR
- a CDS encoding DUF6279 family lipoprotein yields the protein MPLRLSKTLLIALGFIVALAACTRIDLAYRNLDRLVPWSLDDYLDMNSEQKALLDDRLKQHLAWHCKTQLPGYLDWLDRVRDMVAEDQVTDQALQQRTDEARQAIGRVAEAITPSAAELLRGMSDAQVAEMRDTFRDDISERQKKYVDTPVAQQIIRRTERMEKRLTPWFGELTPTQQQRVQAWSQALGDQNREWIANRAHWQQQLLLAMNQRNDASFEPRLATLLQRKESLWTPEYRAAYQNTEQQARSLLVDLVQQSTPQQRRFLQDRLSKVRADFSGLKCLKS
- a CDS encoding S1 RNA-binding domain-containing protein; this encodes MALLGRYNSLQIVKHVEFGLYLDGGADGEILLPKRYIPNDTPTEIDDWLNVFVYLDSEDQLIATTEKPKLQVGGFASLKVKDINNAGIFFDWGLSKDLLMPYSEESRPLKIGDYCVVHAYLDKRTRRITATARLDRYLDRTPADYSVGQPVELLVAGETPMGFKAIINSRHWGLIHKNEVFKFLRSGMHVEGFVKEVRHDGKIALSLQPVGKALGDSLQEQIMARLEAEGGSLAVCDKSDPQVISQLFNVSKGNFKKAIGALFKQGRIVIHDDRIEQA
- a CDS encoding DUF2790 domain-containing protein, translated to MKPLLILALVGMSSFALADEAAPVSNQPVVQQYDYSMNLDIKRVINLSTIPNVCEVVPATMTYEDHQGQVHTIQYRAMGEGCQQG
- a CDS encoding GNAT family N-acetyltransferase, with product MRAAADGERWVARAPGIIAGLSLSAVADGFWLTGLCVAHAQRGQGVAAGLVEAALVGRQGPIWLFCHPDLAAFYQRLGFSAASALPQALAARLSRYQRNKHLVALQRPQSSPASSPGNSTSV
- the aceK gene encoding bifunctional isocitrate dehydrogenase kinase/phosphatase — encoded protein: MPQSWPAAEIARLILVGFDNYREHFRRITLGAQARFEQARWQDIQQAAAARISLYEEKVVEVNTSLRQTIPAEVLLDVEQWPLVKNAYIHLIDPRLDDELAETWYNSLFCSLFSHDLISDGCMFIHTTRPSMRAHERAAQTCTYRPKAGLHDLLRSIFAEHPFEVPYADLETDLARLEGQLRDSLPDWVCKDPALAVELFSSVLYRNKGAYLVGRLHTLDEQWPLVIALLHREGHGIEADTLITDEAEVSIIFSFTRSYFMVDVPVPGEFVSFLKRILPGKHIAELYTSIGFYKHGKSEFYRALINHLAASDDRFVMAPGVRGMVMSVFTLPGFNTVFKVIKDRFSPAKTVDRATVIAKYRLVKSVDRVGRMADTQEFADFRFPLGKFEPDCLAELLEVAPSTVVLEGDTVLIRHCWTERRMTPLNLYLEHAGEAQVLEALEDYGLAIKQLAAANIFPGDMLLKNFGVTRHGRVVFYDYDEISFLTEVNFRHIPPPRYPEDEMSGEPWYSIGPHDVFPEEFPPFLFADMGQRRLFSRLHGELYDADYWKGLQAAIREGRVIDVFPYRRRGR
- a CDS encoding LysE family translocator: MPFSNGFLLSLSLCLDIGVANIAMITLAMQRGFLQGFWLGLGTCVGDLIYAIAALAGMTVLLQFEAVRWGLWLGGSALLVWFAIKMLRAAWRGGHLQARDQVVVESGWREFLRGIFLAMSSPSAILWFAAVGGVLISRSGGGSLVDAGLFLGGFFAAGLFWCMSLCGIASQGGRLLGDRLLTWSYLASAAIFCYFAVYVIVSGYREFIVAAG
- the def gene encoding peptide deformylase, with translation MIRDILKMGDERLLRIAPPVPEHLIGSAELQTLIDDMFETMHHVGGVGLAAPQVGIDLQLVIFGFERSARYPDAEPVPQTILLNPVITPMSTEIEDGWEGCLSVPGLRGVVPRYKHISYTGIDPQGNPIDRFADGFHARVVQHECDHLIGRLYPSRIQDFAKFGYTEVLFPGLDAGDD
- a CDS encoding right-handed parallel beta-helix repeat-containing protein, whose amino-acid sequence is MRLTPLFAALLPLLPLPALASQPTGEHILQVDHYADDDKPGSLRWAIETSNRDPGRYRIEIAAVGQAPYVIRPTRALPEIKGPVRITGLPWAQNGQYIAIDGAGYIKDQGVHTCPGALPGQFGTNVRTTTNPGLVLRDTQGVHLSGLEVRNFCIGILVNRASNNVIEDNRIVANKGGAGIMLTGDDGAGNATATTTVNNKVLRNQLIDNGDGLELTRGAAFNLVADNLFRSTPANPEPSQGIEILLGNDNSVVRNRFENYSDGLQINWGKRNYLGANTFSGNSIGVSVTGEGNMLDGNLIHGNRIGVALRPEPDVTATRLSGNRIWGNSQDIRRCEAGGSCVPNQRTGAIVFGVPAQAHALYVGSRGVGADLAKKDQAVICDGNGEPKPCQPLPNHNQQPPRLLALDGNVLRGEVQGPASSLLRIELFGNAEAGATEAEQYLGEVLVNSDAKGQARFAQPLENAGGLNSFTATVTTADGATSELSLPIRR